CCACCACTTGCGGGTCAGTCAGCGTAGCCGGATCCATCCCCTGTTTCAAAAGATCCTGCAGCAGGGGGGACTGAAAACCAATAAACATAATGCCGGCAATAATGTTGAAAAAGAATATTGTCCACATCGACAGAAATTTGCCCGAGAGAATACACTGCCTGGCGGTAATGTTATCCTGTGAGGCCTGGCCGCCGGCAACCGCAGGCGGAGTGTAACCTTTCGGCAGGAAGTCGGGAGGCGGATTCACAAGGAAATAACCGGCGGGCAGGGTGACGATAAGCATAGCCGTACCGGCATAAGAGAATACTTGGACAAGACTGCCGCCGGTTACGGACATCAGGAAGGGGGCCAGGAACTTGGCCATAATCAGGGCGCCAAACCCAAAACCCATAACAACCATTCCCGTGATGAAGCCTTTCTTGTCTGGAAACCACTTGGCGACAGTTGCCACCGGCGTTACATAGGCAAGGCCCGCCCCTATACCGCCGATAACACCATATCCGAGATAAAGAAGCGGCAGATTTTGGGTATCGAGGGCATAGGCCGCACCAAAATAACCGGCGCCAAACAGGGCGCCGCCAGTCATGGCAAGTTTTCGCGGACCAAACTTGGGGAGGTTGATACCGCCCCAGGCGGCTGCCAATCCAAGGGAAAAAATAGCTAGGCTAAATGCCCAGGCAACTTGGGAGTTAGTCCAGTTATTCGCCGCCATAATCGGCTGCTGGAAAAAACTCCAGGCATAAACGGTCCCCAGTGCCAACTGCAGCACGGTTCCCATGATGGCTATCAGCCATCGGTTGGGAACATTTTGTAATTCTGTTCTCATAATTTCCTCCTCTTAAATCAAACTAAACCATACATAACCAAATATTTTGAAAATAAAAACCTACATTTTGTATTATAAACAGTATGGAAATAAAATTCAATATGTTTTTAATCGTTTTAGTTTAATTATGTTAGTGAAAGCTTGCGACGGGAGGTATTGAAAAATAATATCCATCGGCAATCGGCAGGCCGGGATCTTGGCTTGCCGGATTTTCTGCACTGTTGCTGGGAATTCAATATACTTAGGACTGATAGTCCGGAAGATGACTTGCTGAAAAGAAAAATGCAGCCTGTCCCTGATAAGGGCGGCGGCATTTTTGCGGTGAGTGGCTGGGTAATTTCAGTTTCAGTTTGCGGCGGGGACGGAGCTAATCGTCACAGGTAAAAAAATTCTTACTCTAAAACAAGGATTTAGAAAATCTCGGGACGAATTTATAACATTATGTTATTTCGTCCCTAAGATGGGCAATGTTGGGAAATGAAATAAAGGACACGAGGACACTATGAAAGCATTACTGAAAGGCCTGATAGTGGT
This window of the Methylomusa anaerophila genome carries:
- a CDS encoding L-lactate MFS transporter is translated as MRTELQNVPNRWLIAIMGTVLQLALGTVYAWSFFQQPIMAANNWTNSQVAWAFSLAIFSLGLAAAWGGINLPKFGPRKLAMTGGALFGAGYFGAAYALDTQNLPLLYLGYGVIGGIGAGLAYVTPVATVAKWFPDKKGFITGMVVMGFGFGALIMAKFLAPFLMSVTGGSLVQVFSYAGTAMLIVTLPAGYFLVNPPPDFLPKGYTPPAVAGGQASQDNITARQCILSGKFLSMWTIFFFNIIAGIMFIGFQSPLLQDLLKQGMDPATLTDPQVVAGLAAAGATLIAVSSVFNGLGRFFWGGLSDKIGRVQAFRFILGTQFVVFVALLFVSNPIIFGVLVCYILLCYGGGFGAMPSFVLDVFGPKVMPVVYGTILTAWGCGGIVGPQIVAFLKDNFESQATYYTFGSASVILFLGLILTFFLSNKKFVPGSENLANAEPRLER